One Microcebus murinus isolate Inina chromosome 9, M.murinus_Inina_mat1.0, whole genome shotgun sequence DNA window includes the following coding sequences:
- the GARIN1B gene encoding Golgi-associated RAB2 interactor protein 1B isoform X4 translates to MSSIPHRNTWWKSKKTVKVTRSYPTFPSLNAWEEFRGLLPVDREQNPGVTLGVEEGLLCQLLHSPEFNLFPDSVVFESNFVQVKRGRNWIDIYKASNTMALGVTSSVPCLPLPNILLMASVKWHRGQSQTWNRPSTAPNIILKRILPLKFVELQVCDRLQRILRLRTVTEKIYYLKLHPNHPATVFHFWIRLVQILQKGLSITTKDPRILVSHCLVPKNCCSPSGDSKLVQKKPQASQPSESLIRLMAKGESEALSQIFADLHQQNQFSFRSSKKMETKKDSSVKDTSREDEDSIPCTRDLSWRESFTYGEWERENPSGPQPLSLLSTLAASTRPQLAPPIGNSI, encoded by the exons ATGTCATCAATTCCACATAGAAACACTTGGTGGAAATCGAAGAAGACAGTAAAAGTCACAAGATCCTATCCAACTTTCCCTTCCCTGAATGCCTGGGAAGAATTCAGGGGCCTCTTGCCAGTGGATAGGGAACAGAACCCTGGAGTGACCTTGGGTGTGGAGGAGGGACTGCTCTGCCAGCTGCTTCATTCTCCAGAATTCAACCTGTTTCCTGACTCCGTGGTGTTTGAAAGCAACTTTGTCCAG GTCAAAAGGGGCAGGAATTGGATAGACATCTACAAGGCCTCCAACACCATGGCCCTTGGGGTGACctcctctgtgccctgcctgccccttcccAACATCCTCCTCATGGCCAGCGTCAAATGGCACCGGGGGCAGAGCCAGACATGGAACAGACCATCTACAGCCCCAAACATCATCCTGAAAAG GATTCTCCCATTGAAGTTTGTGGAGCTCCAGGTCTGTGACCGTCTTCAGCGCATCCTGCGGTTGAGGACAGTCACTGAGAAGATCTATTACCTAAAGCTCCACCCCAACCATCCTGCGACCGTCTTCCACTTTTGGATCCGACTGGTTCAAATTCTGCAGAAGGGTCTCTCCATCACCACCAAAGACCCTAGGATTCTTGTCTCTCACTGCCTGGTACCCAAGAACTGCTGCAGCCCCTCAGGAGACTCCAAG TTAGTACAGAAGAAACCCCAAGCCTCCCAGCCCAGTGAGAGCCTCATTCGGCTAATGGCCAAGGGGGAGAGCGAGGCTCTCTCTCAGATTTTTGCCGACTTGCACCAGCAGAACCAGTTCAG TTTCAGGAGCAGCAAAAAGATGGAGACCAAGAAGGACAGCTCAG TGAAAGATACTTCTCGCGAAGACGAAGACAGCATCCCTTGTACCCGAGACCTCAGTTGGAGGGAATCGTTCACATATGGAGAGTGGGAAAGAGAGAACCCCTCTGGGCCGCAGCCACTCTCACTCCTCAGCACTCTGGCAGCCTCCACCAGGCCACAGCTGGCCCCACCCATAG GCAATTCCATTTGA
- the GARIN1B gene encoding Golgi-associated RAB2 interactor protein 1B isoform X3 codes for MSSIPHRNTWWKSKKTVKVTRSYPTFPSLNAWEEFRGLLPVDREQNPGVTLGVEEGLLCQLLHSPEFNLFPDSVVFESNFVQVKRGRNWIDIYKASNTMALGVTSSVPCLPLPNILLMASVKWHRGQSQTWNRPSTAPNIILKRVGSEAMGLSMCVFPGGFRILPLKFVELQVCDRLQRILRLRTVTEKIYYLKLHPNHPATVFHFWIRLVQILQKGLSITTKDPRILVSHCLVPKNCCSPSGDSKLVQKKPQASQPSESLIRLMAKGESEALSQIFADLHQQNQFSFRSSKKMETKKDSSVKDTSREDEDSIPCTRDLSWRESFTYGEWERENPSGPQPLSLLSTLAASTRPQLAPPIGNSI; via the exons ATGTCATCAATTCCACATAGAAACACTTGGTGGAAATCGAAGAAGACAGTAAAAGTCACAAGATCCTATCCAACTTTCCCTTCCCTGAATGCCTGGGAAGAATTCAGGGGCCTCTTGCCAGTGGATAGGGAACAGAACCCTGGAGTGACCTTGGGTGTGGAGGAGGGACTGCTCTGCCAGCTGCTTCATTCTCCAGAATTCAACCTGTTTCCTGACTCCGTGGTGTTTGAAAGCAACTTTGTCCAG GTCAAAAGGGGCAGGAATTGGATAGACATCTACAAGGCCTCCAACACCATGGCCCTTGGGGTGACctcctctgtgccctgcctgccccttcccAACATCCTCCTCATGGCCAGCGTCAAATGGCACCGGGGGCAGAGCCAGACATGGAACAGACCATCTACAGCCCCAAACATCATCCTGAAAAG GGTCGGATCAGAAGCAATGGGGTTGTCAATGTGTGTCTTCCCTGGTGGCTTCAGGATTCTCCCATTGAAGTTTGTGGAGCTCCAGGTCTGTGACCGTCTTCAGCGCATCCTGCGGTTGAGGACAGTCACTGAGAAGATCTATTACCTAAAGCTCCACCCCAACCATCCTGCGACCGTCTTCCACTTTTGGATCCGACTGGTTCAAATTCTGCAGAAGGGTCTCTCCATCACCACCAAAGACCCTAGGATTCTTGTCTCTCACTGCCTGGTACCCAAGAACTGCTGCAGCCCCTCAGGAGACTCCAAG TTAGTACAGAAGAAACCCCAAGCCTCCCAGCCCAGTGAGAGCCTCATTCGGCTAATGGCCAAGGGGGAGAGCGAGGCTCTCTCTCAGATTTTTGCCGACTTGCACCAGCAGAACCAGTTCAG TTTCAGGAGCAGCAAAAAGATGGAGACCAAGAAGGACAGCTCAG TGAAAGATACTTCTCGCGAAGACGAAGACAGCATCCCTTGTACCCGAGACCTCAGTTGGAGGGAATCGTTCACATATGGAGAGTGGGAAAGAGAGAACCCCTCTGGGCCGCAGCCACTCTCACTCCTCAGCACTCTGGCAGCCTCCACCAGGCCACAGCTGGCCCCACCCATAG GCAATTCCATTTGA
- the GARIN1B gene encoding Golgi-associated RAB2 interactor protein 1B isoform X2, producing MSSIPHRNTWWKSKKTVKVTRSYPTFPSLNAWEEFRGLLPVDREQNPGVTLGVEEGLLCQLLHSPEFNLFPDSVVFESNFVQVKRGRNWIDIYKASNTMALGVTSSVPCLPLPNILLMASVKWHRGQSQTWNRPSTAPNIILKSLSPKGDIPCFNEDRVGSEAMGLSMCVFPGGFRILPLKFVELQVCDRLQRILRLRTVTEKIYYLKLHPNHPATVFHFWIRLVQILQKGLSITTKDPRILVSHCLVPKNCCSPSGDSKLVQKKPQASQPSESLIRLMAKGESEALSQIFADLHQQNQFRSSKKMETKKDSSVKDTSREDEDSIPCTRDLSWRESFTYGEWERENPSGPQPLSLLSTLAASTRPQLAPPIGNSI from the exons ATGTCATCAATTCCACATAGAAACACTTGGTGGAAATCGAAGAAGACAGTAAAAGTCACAAGATCCTATCCAACTTTCCCTTCCCTGAATGCCTGGGAAGAATTCAGGGGCCTCTTGCCAGTGGATAGGGAACAGAACCCTGGAGTGACCTTGGGTGTGGAGGAGGGACTGCTCTGCCAGCTGCTTCATTCTCCAGAATTCAACCTGTTTCCTGACTCCGTGGTGTTTGAAAGCAACTTTGTCCAG GTCAAAAGGGGCAGGAATTGGATAGACATCTACAAGGCCTCCAACACCATGGCCCTTGGGGTGACctcctctgtgccctgcctgccccttcccAACATCCTCCTCATGGCCAGCGTCAAATGGCACCGGGGGCAGAGCCAGACATGGAACAGACCATCTACAGCCCCAAACATCATCCTGAAAAG CCTCAGTCCTAAAGGAGATATTCCTTGTTTTAATGAAGATAGGGTCGGATCAGAAGCAATGGGGTTGTCAATGTGTGTCTTCCCTGGTGGCTTCAGGATTCTCCCATTGAAGTTTGTGGAGCTCCAGGTCTGTGACCGTCTTCAGCGCATCCTGCGGTTGAGGACAGTCACTGAGAAGATCTATTACCTAAAGCTCCACCCCAACCATCCTGCGACCGTCTTCCACTTTTGGATCCGACTGGTTCAAATTCTGCAGAAGGGTCTCTCCATCACCACCAAAGACCCTAGGATTCTTGTCTCTCACTGCCTGGTACCCAAGAACTGCTGCAGCCCCTCAGGAGACTCCAAG TTAGTACAGAAGAAACCCCAAGCCTCCCAGCCCAGTGAGAGCCTCATTCGGCTAATGGCCAAGGGGGAGAGCGAGGCTCTCTCTCAGATTTTTGCCGACTTGCACCAGCAGAACCAGTTCAG GAGCAGCAAAAAGATGGAGACCAAGAAGGACAGCTCAG TGAAAGATACTTCTCGCGAAGACGAAGACAGCATCCCTTGTACCCGAGACCTCAGTTGGAGGGAATCGTTCACATATGGAGAGTGGGAAAGAGAGAACCCCTCTGGGCCGCAGCCACTCTCACTCCTCAGCACTCTGGCAGCCTCCACCAGGCCACAGCTGGCCCCACCCATAG GCAATTCCATTTGA
- the GARIN1B gene encoding Golgi-associated RAB2 interactor protein 1B isoform X1 — MSSIPHRNTWWKSKKTVKVTRSYPTFPSLNAWEEFRGLLPVDREQNPGVTLGVEEGLLCQLLHSPEFNLFPDSVVFESNFVQVKRGRNWIDIYKASNTMALGVTSSVPCLPLPNILLMASVKWHRGQSQTWNRPSTAPNIILKSLSPKGDIPCFNEDRVGSEAMGLSMCVFPGGFRILPLKFVELQVCDRLQRILRLRTVTEKIYYLKLHPNHPATVFHFWIRLVQILQKGLSITTKDPRILVSHCLVPKNCCSPSGDSKLVQKKPQASQPSESLIRLMAKGESEALSQIFADLHQQNQFSFRSSKKMETKKDSSVKDTSREDEDSIPCTRDLSWRESFTYGEWERENPSGPQPLSLLSTLAASTRPQLAPPIGNSI, encoded by the exons ATGTCATCAATTCCACATAGAAACACTTGGTGGAAATCGAAGAAGACAGTAAAAGTCACAAGATCCTATCCAACTTTCCCTTCCCTGAATGCCTGGGAAGAATTCAGGGGCCTCTTGCCAGTGGATAGGGAACAGAACCCTGGAGTGACCTTGGGTGTGGAGGAGGGACTGCTCTGCCAGCTGCTTCATTCTCCAGAATTCAACCTGTTTCCTGACTCCGTGGTGTTTGAAAGCAACTTTGTCCAG GTCAAAAGGGGCAGGAATTGGATAGACATCTACAAGGCCTCCAACACCATGGCCCTTGGGGTGACctcctctgtgccctgcctgccccttcccAACATCCTCCTCATGGCCAGCGTCAAATGGCACCGGGGGCAGAGCCAGACATGGAACAGACCATCTACAGCCCCAAACATCATCCTGAAAAG CCTCAGTCCTAAAGGAGATATTCCTTGTTTTAATGAAGATAGGGTCGGATCAGAAGCAATGGGGTTGTCAATGTGTGTCTTCCCTGGTGGCTTCAGGATTCTCCCATTGAAGTTTGTGGAGCTCCAGGTCTGTGACCGTCTTCAGCGCATCCTGCGGTTGAGGACAGTCACTGAGAAGATCTATTACCTAAAGCTCCACCCCAACCATCCTGCGACCGTCTTCCACTTTTGGATCCGACTGGTTCAAATTCTGCAGAAGGGTCTCTCCATCACCACCAAAGACCCTAGGATTCTTGTCTCTCACTGCCTGGTACCCAAGAACTGCTGCAGCCCCTCAGGAGACTCCAAG TTAGTACAGAAGAAACCCCAAGCCTCCCAGCCCAGTGAGAGCCTCATTCGGCTAATGGCCAAGGGGGAGAGCGAGGCTCTCTCTCAGATTTTTGCCGACTTGCACCAGCAGAACCAGTTCAG TTTCAGGAGCAGCAAAAAGATGGAGACCAAGAAGGACAGCTCAG TGAAAGATACTTCTCGCGAAGACGAAGACAGCATCCCTTGTACCCGAGACCTCAGTTGGAGGGAATCGTTCACATATGGAGAGTGGGAAAGAGAGAACCCCTCTGGGCCGCAGCCACTCTCACTCCTCAGCACTCTGGCAGCCTCCACCAGGCCACAGCTGGCCCCACCCATAG GCAATTCCATTTGA
- the GARIN1B gene encoding Golgi-associated RAB2 interactor protein 1B isoform X5, protein MSSIPHRNTWWKSKKTVKVTRSYPTFPSLNAWEEFRGLLPVDREQNPGVTLGVEEGLLCQLLHSPEFNLFPDSVVFESNFVQVKRGRNWIDIYKASNTMALGVTSSVPCLPLPNILLMASVKWHRGQSQTWNRPSTAPNIILKRILPLKFVELQVCDRLQRILRLRTVTEKIYYLKLHPNHPATVFHFWIRLVQILQKGLSITTKDPRILVSHCLVPKNCCSPSGDSKLVQKKPQASQPSESLIRLMAKGESEALSQIFADLHQQNQFRSSKKMETKKDSSVKDTSREDEDSIPCTRDLSWRESFTYGEWERENPSGPQPLSLLSTLAASTRPQLAPPIGNSI, encoded by the exons ATGTCATCAATTCCACATAGAAACACTTGGTGGAAATCGAAGAAGACAGTAAAAGTCACAAGATCCTATCCAACTTTCCCTTCCCTGAATGCCTGGGAAGAATTCAGGGGCCTCTTGCCAGTGGATAGGGAACAGAACCCTGGAGTGACCTTGGGTGTGGAGGAGGGACTGCTCTGCCAGCTGCTTCATTCTCCAGAATTCAACCTGTTTCCTGACTCCGTGGTGTTTGAAAGCAACTTTGTCCAG GTCAAAAGGGGCAGGAATTGGATAGACATCTACAAGGCCTCCAACACCATGGCCCTTGGGGTGACctcctctgtgccctgcctgccccttcccAACATCCTCCTCATGGCCAGCGTCAAATGGCACCGGGGGCAGAGCCAGACATGGAACAGACCATCTACAGCCCCAAACATCATCCTGAAAAG GATTCTCCCATTGAAGTTTGTGGAGCTCCAGGTCTGTGACCGTCTTCAGCGCATCCTGCGGTTGAGGACAGTCACTGAGAAGATCTATTACCTAAAGCTCCACCCCAACCATCCTGCGACCGTCTTCCACTTTTGGATCCGACTGGTTCAAATTCTGCAGAAGGGTCTCTCCATCACCACCAAAGACCCTAGGATTCTTGTCTCTCACTGCCTGGTACCCAAGAACTGCTGCAGCCCCTCAGGAGACTCCAAG TTAGTACAGAAGAAACCCCAAGCCTCCCAGCCCAGTGAGAGCCTCATTCGGCTAATGGCCAAGGGGGAGAGCGAGGCTCTCTCTCAGATTTTTGCCGACTTGCACCAGCAGAACCAGTTCAG GAGCAGCAAAAAGATGGAGACCAAGAAGGACAGCTCAG TGAAAGATACTTCTCGCGAAGACGAAGACAGCATCCCTTGTACCCGAGACCTCAGTTGGAGGGAATCGTTCACATATGGAGAGTGGGAAAGAGAGAACCCCTCTGGGCCGCAGCCACTCTCACTCCTCAGCACTCTGGCAGCCTCCACCAGGCCACAGCTGGCCCCACCCATAG GCAATTCCATTTGA